A genomic region of Chelmon rostratus isolate fCheRos1 chromosome 8, fCheRos1.pri, whole genome shotgun sequence contains the following coding sequences:
- the cnot10 gene encoding CCR4-NOT transcription complex subunit 10 isoform X2 yields MAENAEQNEAKHDSSSSPGITDQEKEVAASAYEAFLAGKYDDSLKHLEALQELNKEDYKIAMNKAVVEFYKSGQTTTGTLKQTLMAMKNQVHTSAEDVDGLDDVENSLLYYNQAIIHYHMRQFSDAISIGERLYQFLEPFEKFAQAVCFLLVDLYLLTFQPEKALHLLAVLDKLSVQGSNKNCKGENNSSNKDGANQKAEFTTMIEAAKSKMHQYKVRAYIQMKSSKACKREIKSVMNTAGNSAPSLFLKSNFEYLRGNYRKAVKLLNSSNIAEHPGPIKTGECVRCMFWNNLGCIHFAMGKHNLGIFYFKKALQENDHTCAQLGDGSNGQSKKFAGIPMCALLSNKRYELLYNCGIQLLHIGRPLAAFECLMEAVQVYHSNPRLWLRLAECCISANKGGSEQESKGLPCKKGIVQSIVGQGYHRKIVLASQSTQNTIYSEGQSAAIPVASMEFAAICLRNALLLLPEHQQQDAKTENGSKTSSQSGSTESGSENSDACSGKGQEADKFLSAAPSSPLRKQEVENLRCSILACSAFVALALGDNLMALNHAEKLLHQTKVSGSLKFLGHLYAAEALISLDKISDAIAHLNPDNVSDVSMGVLTSEQDQGSDKGDEPVESSGKQTPMCYPSSVTSARAMMLFNLGSAYCLRSEYDKARKCLHQAASMVNTKEIPPEAILLGVYLELQNGNTQLALQIIKRNQLLPMTVQRISPDSRKKPVQPFQSIQPIQLPSSFTQVQRK; encoded by the exons ATGGCGGAAAATGcag AACAAAATGAGGCAAAGCACGACAGCTCATCATCCCCTGGGATCACAGACCAAGAGAAAGAAGTGGCAGCCAGTGCATATGAAGCGTTTTTG GCTGGGAAGTACGATGACTCTCTCAAACACCTTGAAGCCCTGCAGGAGCTCAACAAAGAGGACTACAAGATTGCCATGAATAAAGCTGTTGTAGAGTTTTACAAAAGCGGTCAGACTACCACAGGGACTCTAAAGCAGACTCTAATGGCAATGAAGAACCAG GTTCACACATCAGCAGAGGACGTTGATGGGTTGGATGATGTTGAAAATAGCTTGCTGTACTATAATCAAGCCATCATCCACTATCATATGCGCCAGTTCTCTGACGCAATCTCCATAGGAGAGAGGCTCTACCAGTTTCTTGAACCGTTTG AAAAGTTTGCTCAGGCTGTGTGCTTCCTGCTGGTGGACCTGTACCTGCTCACCTTCCAGCCAGAGAAGGCCCTCCATCTGCTGGCTGTGCTGGACAAACTGTCTGTACAAGGAAGCAACAAGAACTGTAAAGGAGAG AACAACAGTTCTAACAAAGATGGAGCAAACCAGAAAGCAGAGTTCACCACCATGATTGAGGCAGCCAAGTCAAAGATGCATCAG TACAAAGTGAGAGCCTACATTCAGATGAAATCCTCCAAGGCCTGTAAAAGGGAGATCAAATCAGTGATGAACACAGCGGGGAAT TCTGCACCCTCACTTTTCCTCAAGAGTAATTTTGAGTACCTGAGAGGAAACTACCGGAAAGCAGTGAAGCTTTTGAACAGCTCCAACATTGCAGAGCATCCTGGACCCATCAAGACAG GTGAATGTGTTCGATGTATGTTCTGGAACAATCTGGGCTGCATTCACTTTGCAATGGGAAAACATAACCTCGGCATTTTCTACTTCAAGAAGGCACTGCAAGAGAATGACCACACCTGCGCACAGCTGGGAGATGGCAGCAATGGGCAAT CTAAGAAGTTCGCCGGTATCCCCATGTGTGCTCTACTATCCAACAAGCGTTATGAGCTGCTGTATAACTGCGGTATTCAGCTGCTACACATCGGCAGGCCTCTGGCAGCGTTTGAGTGTCTGATGGAGGCGGTCCAGGTTTACCACTCCAACCCTCGACTGTGGCTCCGGCTCGCAGAGTGCTGCATCTCTGCTAACAAGGGG GGGTCGGAGCAGGAGAGCAAAGGTTTACCTTGCAAAAAAGGTATAGTTCAATCTATTGTCGGGCAGGGTTACCATCGCAAGATCGTTCTGGCATCCCAGTCTACGCAGAATACTATCTACAG cGAGGGCCAGTCAGCAGCTATCCCAGTAGCCAGTATGGAGTTTGCAGCCATCTGCCTAAGGAACgctctgctgttgctgcctgaacatcagcagcaggaCGCCAAGACAGAGAATGGCTCCAAGACCTCTAGTCAATCAGGAAGCACGGAAAGCGGCAGCGAGAACAGTGACGCATGCAG tggGAAAGGTCAGGAGGCTGATAAGTTCTTATCTGCAGCTCCATCATCTCCTCTCCGCAAACAGGAGGTAGAAAACCTCAG GTGCTCCATCCTGGCTTGTAGTGCCTTTGTGGCGCTAGCACTGGGAGACAACCTGATGGCTCTGAACCATGCTGAAAAACTGCTCCATCAAACCAAGGTGTCCGGATCCCTCAA GTTCCTGGGTCACCTCTACGCTGCTGAAGCCCTCATCTCATTGGACAAGATCTCTGATGCTATTGCTCACCTTAACCCAGACAATGTCAGTGATGTGTCAATGGGAGTGCTGACCAGTGAGCAAGACCAAG GGTCTGACAAAGGAGATGAACCTGTCGAATCTT cagggAAGCAGACTCCCATGTGCTACCCCAGCAGTGTGACATCAGCTCGGGCCATGATGCTCTTCAACCTGGGCAGCGCCTACTGCTTGAGGAGCGAGTACGACAAGGCTCGCAAGTGCCTGCATCAG GCTGCATCTATGGTGAACACCAAGGAGATTCCACCTGAAGCCATCCTACTGGGAGTCTACTTGGAGCTACAGAATG GAAACACCCAGCTGGCCCTGCAGATCATCAAACGAAACCAGCTGCTGCCCATGACAGTCCAGAGGATCTCCCCAGACTCCCGCAAGAAACCTGTCCAGCCCTTCCAGTCTATCCAGCCCATCCAGTTGCCCTCATCCTTCACACAAGTTCAGCGCAAATGA
- the cnot10 gene encoding CCR4-NOT transcription complex subunit 10 isoform X1: protein MAENAEQNEAKHDSSSSPGITDQEKEVAASAYEAFLAGKYDDSLKHLEALQELNKEDYKIAMNKAVVEFYKSGQTTTGTLKQTLMAMKNQVHTSAEDVDGLDDVENSLLYYNQAIIHYHMRQFSDAISIGERLYQFLEPFEEKFAQAVCFLLVDLYLLTFQPEKALHLLAVLDKLSVQGSNKNCKGENNSSNKDGANQKAEFTTMIEAAKSKMHQYKVRAYIQMKSSKACKREIKSVMNTAGNSAPSLFLKSNFEYLRGNYRKAVKLLNSSNIAEHPGPIKTGECVRCMFWNNLGCIHFAMGKHNLGIFYFKKALQENDHTCAQLGDGSNGQSKKFAGIPMCALLSNKRYELLYNCGIQLLHIGRPLAAFECLMEAVQVYHSNPRLWLRLAECCISANKGGSEQESKGLPCKKGIVQSIVGQGYHRKIVLASQSTQNTIYSEGQSAAIPVASMEFAAICLRNALLLLPEHQQQDAKTENGSKTSSQSGSTESGSENSDACSGKGQEADKFLSAAPSSPLRKQEVENLRCSILACSAFVALALGDNLMALNHAEKLLHQTKVSGSLKFLGHLYAAEALISLDKISDAIAHLNPDNVSDVSMGVLTSEQDQGSDKGDEPVESSGKQTPMCYPSSVTSARAMMLFNLGSAYCLRSEYDKARKCLHQAASMVNTKEIPPEAILLGVYLELQNGNTQLALQIIKRNQLLPMTVQRISPDSRKKPVQPFQSIQPIQLPSSFTQVQRK, encoded by the exons ATGGCGGAAAATGcag AACAAAATGAGGCAAAGCACGACAGCTCATCATCCCCTGGGATCACAGACCAAGAGAAAGAAGTGGCAGCCAGTGCATATGAAGCGTTTTTG GCTGGGAAGTACGATGACTCTCTCAAACACCTTGAAGCCCTGCAGGAGCTCAACAAAGAGGACTACAAGATTGCCATGAATAAAGCTGTTGTAGAGTTTTACAAAAGCGGTCAGACTACCACAGGGACTCTAAAGCAGACTCTAATGGCAATGAAGAACCAG GTTCACACATCAGCAGAGGACGTTGATGGGTTGGATGATGTTGAAAATAGCTTGCTGTACTATAATCAAGCCATCATCCACTATCATATGCGCCAGTTCTCTGACGCAATCTCCATAGGAGAGAGGCTCTACCAGTTTCTTGAACCGTTTG AAGAAAAGTTTGCTCAGGCTGTGTGCTTCCTGCTGGTGGACCTGTACCTGCTCACCTTCCAGCCAGAGAAGGCCCTCCATCTGCTGGCTGTGCTGGACAAACTGTCTGTACAAGGAAGCAACAAGAACTGTAAAGGAGAG AACAACAGTTCTAACAAAGATGGAGCAAACCAGAAAGCAGAGTTCACCACCATGATTGAGGCAGCCAAGTCAAAGATGCATCAG TACAAAGTGAGAGCCTACATTCAGATGAAATCCTCCAAGGCCTGTAAAAGGGAGATCAAATCAGTGATGAACACAGCGGGGAAT TCTGCACCCTCACTTTTCCTCAAGAGTAATTTTGAGTACCTGAGAGGAAACTACCGGAAAGCAGTGAAGCTTTTGAACAGCTCCAACATTGCAGAGCATCCTGGACCCATCAAGACAG GTGAATGTGTTCGATGTATGTTCTGGAACAATCTGGGCTGCATTCACTTTGCAATGGGAAAACATAACCTCGGCATTTTCTACTTCAAGAAGGCACTGCAAGAGAATGACCACACCTGCGCACAGCTGGGAGATGGCAGCAATGGGCAAT CTAAGAAGTTCGCCGGTATCCCCATGTGTGCTCTACTATCCAACAAGCGTTATGAGCTGCTGTATAACTGCGGTATTCAGCTGCTACACATCGGCAGGCCTCTGGCAGCGTTTGAGTGTCTGATGGAGGCGGTCCAGGTTTACCACTCCAACCCTCGACTGTGGCTCCGGCTCGCAGAGTGCTGCATCTCTGCTAACAAGGGG GGGTCGGAGCAGGAGAGCAAAGGTTTACCTTGCAAAAAAGGTATAGTTCAATCTATTGTCGGGCAGGGTTACCATCGCAAGATCGTTCTGGCATCCCAGTCTACGCAGAATACTATCTACAG cGAGGGCCAGTCAGCAGCTATCCCAGTAGCCAGTATGGAGTTTGCAGCCATCTGCCTAAGGAACgctctgctgttgctgcctgaacatcagcagcaggaCGCCAAGACAGAGAATGGCTCCAAGACCTCTAGTCAATCAGGAAGCACGGAAAGCGGCAGCGAGAACAGTGACGCATGCAG tggGAAAGGTCAGGAGGCTGATAAGTTCTTATCTGCAGCTCCATCATCTCCTCTCCGCAAACAGGAGGTAGAAAACCTCAG GTGCTCCATCCTGGCTTGTAGTGCCTTTGTGGCGCTAGCACTGGGAGACAACCTGATGGCTCTGAACCATGCTGAAAAACTGCTCCATCAAACCAAGGTGTCCGGATCCCTCAA GTTCCTGGGTCACCTCTACGCTGCTGAAGCCCTCATCTCATTGGACAAGATCTCTGATGCTATTGCTCACCTTAACCCAGACAATGTCAGTGATGTGTCAATGGGAGTGCTGACCAGTGAGCAAGACCAAG GGTCTGACAAAGGAGATGAACCTGTCGAATCTT cagggAAGCAGACTCCCATGTGCTACCCCAGCAGTGTGACATCAGCTCGGGCCATGATGCTCTTCAACCTGGGCAGCGCCTACTGCTTGAGGAGCGAGTACGACAAGGCTCGCAAGTGCCTGCATCAG GCTGCATCTATGGTGAACACCAAGGAGATTCCACCTGAAGCCATCCTACTGGGAGTCTACTTGGAGCTACAGAATG GAAACACCCAGCTGGCCCTGCAGATCATCAAACGAAACCAGCTGCTGCCCATGACAGTCCAGAGGATCTCCCCAGACTCCCGCAAGAAACCTGTCCAGCCCTTCCAGTCTATCCAGCCCATCCAGTTGCCCTCATCCTTCACACAAGTTCAGCGCAAATGA